A single genomic interval of Trinickia acidisoli harbors:
- a CDS encoding autoinducer binding domain-containing protein, whose product MDTPLRWQDSYEQLRAASDERQLFERIAGFAKRLGFEYCCYGIRVPLPVSNPSVAIFDTYPSGWMKHYQENHFIDIDPTVREGMSSSRLIVWPEASSNSPRLWTDARDFGLRVGVAHSSWAAHGVYGLLTMSRHADALTSAEVDELTLQASWLANLSHSLMSEFLVPRLAPEASVVLTPRECEVLCWTGEGKTACEIGQILNISERTVNFHVNNVLLKLNATNKVQAVVKAIAMGLIASC is encoded by the coding sequence ATGGATACGCCGTTGCGCTGGCAAGATAGTTACGAACAACTGCGCGCCGCATCCGACGAGAGGCAATTGTTCGAGCGGATCGCGGGGTTCGCGAAGCGCCTCGGCTTCGAATATTGCTGTTACGGGATTCGAGTGCCGCTACCGGTGTCGAATCCGTCGGTTGCGATCTTCGATACGTATCCGTCGGGGTGGATGAAGCACTATCAGGAAAATCACTTCATCGACATCGATCCGACAGTGCGCGAAGGTATGTCCAGCTCGCGGCTCATCGTTTGGCCGGAGGCGTCGTCGAACTCGCCGCGCTTATGGACCGACGCGCGTGATTTCGGTTTGCGCGTGGGCGTAGCGCATTCGAGTTGGGCCGCGCACGGTGTGTACGGCCTGCTGACGATGTCGCGCCATGCCGACGCCCTCACGAGCGCCGAGGTCGACGAGCTGACGCTGCAAGCGAGTTGGCTCGCCAATCTTTCGCACTCGCTGATGAGTGAATTTCTCGTGCCGCGGCTCGCACCCGAAGCGAGCGTCGTGTTGACGCCGCGCGAGTGCGAGGTGCTGTGTTGGACCGGGGAGGGGAAGACGGCTTGCGAGATCGGCCAAATCCTCAATATCTCGGAGCGGACCGTCAATTTTCACGTCAACAACGTGCTGTTGAAACTGAACGCCACGAACAAGGTGCAGGCGGTCGTCAAGGCGATCGCGATGGGTCTCATCGCGTCGTGCTGA
- a CDS encoding acyl-homoserine-lactone synthase, with protein MRTSVHGDGRLPEDLDAALAHYRHRVFVEQLGWSLPCADDRYERDQYDRDDTVYVVAHDESGAICGCARLLPTTHPYLLQELFPFLLADGMVPPRTMGVWELSRFAASTADGAFGEDAGVWAVRPMLASVVDCAVKFGARQLIGVTFLSMERLFRRIGVHAHRAGPAQRIDGRMVVACWIDLDVQTLEALGLDSSVLAQRDGCEPTLQACA; from the coding sequence ATGCGGACTTCTGTTCACGGCGACGGGCGCCTGCCCGAGGACCTCGATGCTGCACTCGCGCATTATCGGCACCGAGTCTTCGTCGAACAGTTGGGATGGAGCCTGCCGTGTGCCGACGACCGCTACGAGCGAGACCAATACGATCGCGATGACACCGTGTATGTCGTCGCTCATGACGAATCGGGGGCCATTTGCGGTTGTGCAAGGCTGTTGCCTACTACTCATCCTTATCTGTTGCAAGAGCTCTTCCCCTTCTTGCTGGCCGACGGCATGGTGCCGCCCCGGACCATGGGCGTATGGGAGTTGTCGCGCTTCGCCGCGAGCACGGCCGATGGCGCGTTCGGGGAGGATGCCGGCGTGTGGGCCGTTCGCCCGATGCTCGCCTCGGTGGTCGATTGCGCGGTGAAGTTCGGCGCGCGCCAACTGATCGGCGTGACGTTCCTCAGTATGGAACGGCTGTTCCGCCGCATCGGCGTGCATGCTCACCGGGCCGGGCCCGCGCAGCGTATCGACGGCCGCATGGTCGTTGCGTGTTGGATCGATCTGGATGTCCAAACGCTGGAAGCACTCGGCCTCGATTCATCCGTCCTTGCGCAACGCGACGGCTGCGAGCCGACCCTGCAAGCCTGCGCCTGA
- the ribA gene encoding GTP cyclohydrolase II, with amino-acid sequence MPSQPPLAGGESTTQCVTLAAKATLPTRYGTFMSYAFRVEAGDVEHLALVMGEVDGQASVLTRLHSECLTGDVLGSYRCDCGEQLDLALRYIAAEGRGVLLYLRGHEGRGIGLSNKIRAYALQEQGLDTVEANLELGLPDDAREYDSAAAILRELNVTSVRLMSNNPEKFDSLSKHGIPVCERVALAIPVRDENERYIRTKQLKFGHYFDENE; translated from the coding sequence ATGCCATCCCAGCCGCCCCTAGCCGGCGGCGAAAGCACCACGCAATGCGTCACGTTGGCCGCCAAGGCCACTTTGCCCACTCGGTACGGAACGTTCATGTCGTACGCTTTTCGTGTCGAGGCGGGAGATGTCGAGCATCTGGCGTTGGTGATGGGGGAGGTGGACGGGCAGGCGTCGGTGCTCACGCGGTTGCATTCTGAATGCCTGACGGGCGATGTGCTCGGCTCGTACCGTTGCGATTGCGGCGAGCAGCTCGACCTCGCGCTGCGCTACATTGCCGCGGAAGGGCGTGGGGTGCTGCTCTACCTGCGCGGACACGAAGGCCGCGGCATCGGGTTGTCGAACAAGATCCGTGCGTATGCGCTGCAGGAGCAAGGGCTCGACACGGTCGAGGCGAACCTCGAACTCGGTTTGCCCGACGATGCGCGCGAGTACGATTCGGCGGCGGCGATCCTGCGAGAACTGAACGTCACGTCCGTTCGGTTAATGAGCAACAATCCCGAGAAGTTCGATTCGCTTTCGAAGCACGGCATTCCGGTCTGCGAGCGTGTTGCACTCGCCATCCCTGTACGCGACGAGAACGAGCGGTACATTCGGACGAAGCAGCTCAAGTTCGGCCACTACTTCGACGAGAACGAATAG
- a CDS encoding CoA-acylating methylmalonate-semialdehyde dehydrogenase, which yields MSASSAAGASRPTVKLLINGEFVESASTEWRDVINPATQEVLARVPFATRAEVDAAVGAAHAAFEQWKSTPIAARARIMLKYQALIREHMPRIAKILTAEQGKTLPDAEGDIFRGLEVVEHAASIGTLQLGEFAENVASGVDTYTLRQPLGVCAGITPFNFPAMIPLWMFPMAIVCGNTFVLKPSEQDPLSTMALVELALEAGVPRGVLNVVHGGKEVVDALCTHEQIKAVSFVGSTAVGTHVYTLASEHGKRVQSMMGAKNHAVVLPDANREQTLNALAGAGFGAAGQRCMATSAVVLVGAARDWLPDLVAKAKTLKVNAGTEPQTDIGPVVSRAAKDRILSLIGRGVEEGATLLLDGRDVTVPGYEQGNFVGPTIFSDVTTEMTIYRTEIFGPVLVVLNVATLDDAIALVNRNPFGNGVGLFTQSGAAARKFQSEIDVGQVGINIPIPVPVPYFSFTGSRGSKLGDLGPYGKQVVQFYTQTKTVTSRWFDDAPSSADGVNTTISLR from the coding sequence ATGAGCGCATCTTCCGCCGCCGGCGCGAGCCGCCCGACCGTCAAGCTGTTGATCAACGGCGAATTCGTCGAATCCGCCTCGACTGAATGGCGCGACGTCATCAATCCCGCCACGCAGGAAGTGCTCGCGCGCGTGCCGTTCGCGACGCGCGCCGAAGTCGATGCGGCCGTCGGTGCCGCGCACGCGGCGTTCGAGCAATGGAAGTCCACGCCGATTGCCGCTCGCGCGCGCATCATGCTGAAGTATCAAGCGCTGATCCGCGAGCATATGCCGCGCATCGCGAAGATCCTGACGGCCGAGCAAGGCAAGACACTGCCCGATGCCGAAGGCGATATCTTCCGCGGCCTCGAGGTGGTCGAGCACGCGGCGTCGATCGGCACGCTGCAACTGGGCGAGTTCGCCGAGAACGTCGCCTCGGGCGTCGACACCTACACGCTGCGCCAGCCGCTCGGCGTGTGCGCCGGCATCACGCCGTTCAACTTCCCGGCCATGATTCCGCTGTGGATGTTCCCGATGGCGATCGTGTGCGGCAATACGTTCGTCCTCAAGCCGTCCGAGCAAGATCCGCTCTCGACGATGGCACTCGTGGAACTCGCGCTCGAAGCCGGCGTGCCGCGCGGCGTGCTGAACGTCGTTCACGGCGGCAAGGAAGTGGTCGATGCGCTGTGCACGCACGAACAGATCAAGGCTGTCTCGTTCGTCGGCTCGACGGCTGTAGGCACGCACGTCTACACGCTGGCCAGCGAGCACGGCAAGCGCGTGCAATCGATGATGGGGGCGAAGAATCACGCCGTCGTGCTACCCGATGCCAATCGCGAACAGACGCTAAACGCGCTCGCCGGAGCGGGTTTTGGCGCAGCGGGCCAGCGCTGCATGGCCACGTCGGCCGTGGTGCTCGTGGGGGCGGCGCGCGACTGGCTGCCCGATCTCGTTGCGAAAGCAAAGACGCTCAAAGTCAACGCCGGCACCGAGCCGCAGACCGACATCGGCCCGGTCGTGTCGAGGGCCGCCAAGGATCGAATCTTGTCGCTGATCGGAAGGGGCGTCGAGGAAGGGGCAACGCTGCTGCTCGACGGCCGCGACGTAACCGTGCCCGGCTACGAACAAGGCAATTTCGTCGGCCCGACGATCTTTTCCGACGTGACGACGGAAATGACGATCTACCGCACGGAAATTTTCGGCCCGGTGCTCGTCGTACTGAACGTCGCGACGCTCGACGACGCGATTGCGCTGGTCAACCGCAATCCGTTCGGCAACGGCGTTGGCCTCTTCACGCAAAGCGGGGCGGCGGCGCGCAAGTTCCAGAGCGAAATCGACGTCGGGCAAGTCGGCATCAACATTCCGATTCCGGTGCCGGTGCCCTACTTCAGCTTTACGGGCTCGCGCGGCTCCAAGCTCGGCGACCTCGGCCCCTACGGCAAGCAGGTCGTCCAGTTCTACACGCAGACGAAAACCGTCACGTCGCGTTGGTTCGACGATGCCCCGTCGTCCGCCGATGGCGTCAACACGACGATCAGCCTGCGCTAA
- a CDS encoding CBS domain-containing protein: MPNVAQILKSKLDDPQAAKRIAEQPVITIDADASVFEAVKMMSQHQIGALIVTEGSERKIAGIITERDYARKIVLMDRSSKSTRVAEIMTKQVLHVRVTDTTEACMALMTEHRMRHLPVIDNGRLVGMVSIGDLVKTIISEQQFTIQQLEHYISGVHT, encoded by the coding sequence ATGCCCAACGTAGCGCAGATTCTCAAGTCGAAGCTGGATGACCCACAGGCCGCAAAAAGGATCGCCGAGCAGCCGGTCATCACGATCGACGCCGACGCATCGGTCTTCGAAGCCGTGAAAATGATGTCCCAGCATCAGATCGGCGCGCTGATCGTCACGGAGGGCAGCGAGCGAAAAATCGCGGGCATCATCACCGAGCGCGATTACGCCCGCAAAATCGTCTTGATGGACCGGTCGTCGAAATCGACGCGCGTCGCCGAAATCATGACCAAGCAAGTGCTGCACGTGCGCGTGACCGACACCACCGAGGCATGCATGGCCTTGATGACCGAGCACCGGATGCGCCATTTGCCGGTCATCGACAACGGCAGGTTGGTCGGTATGGTGTCGATCGGCGATCTCGTCAAAACGATCATCTCCGAGCAGCAGTTCACCATTCAGCAACTCGAGCACTACATCTCGGGCGTTCACACCTAA
- a CDS encoding Fic/DOC family protein, with amino-acid sequence MFDPFGDYETRGYLRNVDGIKDLDELKYIEHGFFESNLEAAMAYLHAVKGPIAYVHFLEVHRILFSEFYPWAGQDRHSLGVGRLVGKGQRIQFEASELCQRAVEWGLSAGNNPMTMCGKPGMVMGAFAWGHPFLDGNGRTMLLVHAELCHRAGFAIDWNASRKDDYLEALTRELGNPHGKHLDSYLLPLVVAPIVGGDLRDHLMSLPGLNGEDGSSAPNVAYRADDPVANQNYLELKRARGEN; translated from the coding sequence GTGTTCGACCCGTTCGGGGACTACGAAACCAGGGGCTACCTGCGTAACGTTGACGGCATCAAGGATCTGGACGAGCTCAAGTACATCGAACACGGGTTCTTCGAGTCGAACCTCGAGGCTGCAATGGCGTACCTTCACGCAGTCAAAGGGCCTATTGCCTACGTGCACTTCCTTGAGGTTCATCGGATCCTGTTCAGTGAGTTCTACCCGTGGGCGGGCCAAGATCGCCATAGTCTCGGTGTTGGACGATTGGTCGGGAAGGGGCAGCGAATACAGTTCGAAGCTTCGGAGTTGTGTCAGCGGGCCGTCGAATGGGGGCTGTCGGCTGGCAATAATCCCATGACGATGTGCGGAAAACCGGGCATGGTAATGGGCGCTTTCGCCTGGGGGCATCCTTTTCTTGACGGGAACGGTCGCACCATGCTTCTCGTCCATGCGGAGCTTTGCCACCGCGCAGGCTTCGCCATTGACTGGAATGCGTCCCGGAAAGACGATTACTTGGAAGCGCTCACTCGGGAACTGGGAAATCCCCATGGCAAGCACCTGGACTCATATCTTCTGCCATTGGTGGTCGCTCCCATTGTCGGCGGTGATCTCCGTGACCATCTCATGTCGTTGCCCGGCCTCAACGGAGAGGATGGCAGCAGTGCTCCGAATGTTGCATACCGGGCGGACGATCCTGTGGCAAACCAGAACTACCTCGAGTTGAAGCGTGCGCGTGGGGAGAATTAA
- the mmsB gene encoding 3-hydroxyisobutyrate dehydrogenase: MKIGFIGLGNMGAPMARNLLKNGHSLQAFDLNEAALRSLTDAGATACASPKSAATDVELVITMLPAAAHVRGVLTGEQGVLAGIAPGVPIVDSSTIDPASAQAFAELAAASGNAFADAPVSGGTGGAAAGTLTFMVGASETLFADISPVLGAMGKNIVRCGDTGMGQVAKICNNLLLAITMTGVAEAMSLGAALGIDPKVLAGIVNTSTGRCWSSDTYNPYPGIVETAPASRGYTGGFGADLMLKDLGLAAEAARSAKQPIFLGALAQQLYQAMSANGQGGLDFSAVISLYQRRAAKQ; encoded by the coding sequence ATGAAAATCGGATTCATCGGCCTGGGCAACATGGGCGCACCGATGGCGCGCAACTTGCTCAAGAACGGCCATTCGCTGCAAGCGTTCGACTTGAACGAGGCGGCGCTGCGCTCGCTGACCGATGCCGGCGCTACGGCCTGCGCATCGCCCAAGTCGGCGGCCACCGACGTCGAGCTCGTCATCACGATGCTGCCGGCCGCCGCGCACGTGCGCGGCGTATTGACCGGCGAGCAAGGCGTACTTGCCGGGATCGCACCGGGCGTGCCGATCGTCGATTCGAGCACGATCGACCCGGCCAGCGCACAAGCATTCGCCGAGCTTGCCGCCGCGAGCGGCAATGCATTCGCCGACGCGCCGGTCTCGGGCGGCACGGGCGGCGCCGCGGCCGGCACGCTGACGTTCATGGTCGGTGCGAGCGAAACGCTGTTCGCCGACATCAGCCCAGTACTCGGCGCAATGGGCAAGAACATCGTCCGCTGCGGCGACACCGGCATGGGCCAGGTGGCGAAGATCTGCAACAACCTGCTGCTCGCGATCACGATGACGGGCGTGGCCGAGGCCATGTCGCTCGGCGCCGCGCTCGGCATCGATCCGAAGGTATTGGCCGGCATTGTCAATACGTCGACGGGCCGCTGCTGGAGTTCGGACACGTACAACCCCTATCCGGGCATCGTCGAGACGGCCCCCGCGTCGCGCGGCTACACGGGCGGCTTCGGCGCCGATCTCATGCTCAAGGATCTGGGGCTGGCGGCGGAGGCGGCCCGCTCGGCCAAGCAGCCGATCTTCCTCGGAGCGCTAGCGCAACAGCTCTATCAGGCGATGAGCGCAAACGGCCAAGGCGGACTCGACTTCTCCGCCGTCATCTCGCTCTATCAACGTCGCGCCGCCAAGCAGTGA
- a CDS encoding AMP-binding protein, whose amino-acid sequence MTASLRFLAARDFLLRHRTDYDRAYRDFAWPALDDFNWAIDYFDEIAHGNDKPALWLVDAGTGQDIKLSFAQMSVRSSRIANFLRALGVGRGDRILLMLPNRVELWDAMLAAIKLGAVLMPATTQLSADDLRERIDIGQPTFAIVDAAECGKFEGIDAALVKIAVGAEGDAAPAGWHRFADGYEASPAFDPRGATRARDPMLLYFTSGTTSKPKLVEHTHESYPVGSLSTMYWVGLQPGDIHWNISSPGWAKHAWSCFFAPWNAQACVFVLNYSRFDAKTVLDTLIRHGVTTLCAPPTVWRMLVQEPLASYAVTLREIVGAGEPLNPEIIERVKAAWGITIRDGYGQTETTCQIGNSPGQAVVPGSMGRPMPGYRVLLVDPDGQPAEEGEIALPLETDAGTAPGAAQGRKGPLGLMTRYANNADATAHVMRDGRYHTSDVAMQRDDGYYVYIGRADDVFKSSDYRLSPFELESALIEHEAVAEAAVVPSPDPLRLSVPKAYVMLRHGYTFSPELAKSIFAFSRERLSPYKRIRRLEAYDLPKTISGKIRRVELRRREMARGDAAERLPGEYWEDDFPDLR is encoded by the coding sequence CGATGAAATCGCGCACGGGAACGACAAGCCGGCACTCTGGCTCGTCGATGCCGGCACCGGCCAAGACATCAAGCTCTCGTTCGCGCAAATGTCCGTGCGCTCCTCGCGCATCGCCAATTTTCTGCGCGCGCTCGGCGTCGGCCGCGGCGACCGTATCCTGCTGATGCTGCCCAACCGCGTCGAACTCTGGGACGCCATGCTGGCGGCGATCAAGCTCGGCGCCGTGCTGATGCCGGCCACCACGCAGCTCTCAGCCGACGATCTGCGCGAACGCATCGACATCGGACAACCGACATTCGCGATCGTCGACGCCGCCGAATGCGGCAAATTCGAAGGTATCGATGCCGCGCTCGTGAAGATCGCCGTCGGCGCCGAAGGCGACGCAGCACCGGCCGGCTGGCACCGCTTTGCCGACGGCTACGAAGCCTCGCCCGCATTCGATCCGCGCGGCGCCACGCGCGCGCGCGATCCGATGCTGCTCTATTTCACGTCGGGCACGACGTCCAAACCGAAACTCGTCGAGCACACGCACGAGAGCTACCCGGTCGGCAGCTTATCGACGATGTACTGGGTCGGTCTCCAACCGGGCGACATCCATTGGAATATCAGTTCTCCAGGCTGGGCCAAGCACGCGTGGAGTTGCTTTTTCGCGCCTTGGAACGCGCAGGCCTGCGTCTTCGTGCTCAATTACTCACGCTTCGACGCGAAGACCGTGCTCGACACGCTGATCCGCCACGGCGTCACGACCCTGTGCGCGCCGCCGACCGTCTGGCGCATGCTGGTGCAGGAGCCGCTAGCTTCGTATGCGGTCACGCTGCGAGAAATCGTCGGCGCGGGCGAACCGCTCAATCCCGAGATCATCGAACGCGTGAAAGCGGCCTGGGGCATCACGATCCGCGACGGCTACGGTCAAACGGAAACGACCTGCCAAATCGGCAATTCGCCGGGCCAGGCCGTCGTGCCCGGATCGATGGGCCGCCCGATGCCAGGCTACCGCGTGTTGCTCGTCGACCCCGACGGGCAACCGGCCGAGGAAGGCGAGATCGCTCTGCCGCTCGAGACAGACGCCGGCACGGCCCCCGGCGCGGCGCAAGGCCGTAAGGGCCCGCTCGGCCTCATGACGCGCTACGCGAACAACGCGGATGCGACGGCACACGTCATGCGCGACGGCCGCTACCACACGTCCGACGTCGCGATGCAACGCGATGACGGCTACTACGTCTACATCGGCCGCGCCGATGACGTCTTCAAGTCATCGGACTATCGCTTGAGCCCGTTCGAGCTCGAAAGCGCGTTGATCGAGCACGAGGCCGTCGCCGAGGCCGCGGTCGTGCCGAGCCCCGATCCGCTGCGGCTGTCGGTCCCGAAAGCCTACGTGATGCTGCGCCACGGCTATACGTTCAGCCCGGAGCTCGCCAAAAGCATCTTCGCGTTCTCCCGCGAACGCCTTTCGCCGTACAAGCGCATCCGGCGCCTGGAGGCGTACGACCTGCCCAAAACGATCTCGGGCAAGATCCGCCGCGTCGAATTGCGCCGTCGCGAGATGGCGCGCGGCGATGCCGCCGAGCGGTTGCCCGGCGAGTATTGGGAAGACGACTTCCCTGACCTGCGGTGA
- a CDS encoding enoyl-CoA hydratase/isomerase family protein encodes MNARVEPSQAARDGVSGATQPAEGRVLCHVVNGVAILTLDRPQALNALSHAMVRTLSQHLERCREDNAIVALVLRGSGEKGLCAGGDVRALYHAANAGLAEGEDGWRQFFIDEYRLDFALHAFPKPIVVLADGIAMGGGMGLAQAASLRIVTERSKIAMPETRIGFVPDVGATRFLSVMPAELALYIGLTGAVLSGADAVRCRLADACVPSEWLRGFEARLESLPPDQVGARLREAFVPQSAPLPPAQIDALLPAIEKHFDARLAVDEMAASLAAALISNPPAELRAWLQTALDALHGYSPTMLHVTREAIVRGRRITLADAYRMELGIVSRAIEEGDFLEGVRAHLIDKDRTPCWQPASLSDVRPERVAHFLASPWPSARHPLADLGELPPHRSSQLPS; translated from the coding sequence ATGAACGCACGTGTCGAACCCTCGCAAGCCGCTCGCGACGGCGTATCGGGCGCCACGCAACCGGCCGAGGGACGCGTGCTCTGTCACGTCGTCAACGGTGTCGCCATCCTGACGCTCGACCGGCCGCAAGCGCTCAATGCGCTCTCGCATGCCATGGTGCGCACGCTCTCGCAGCACCTCGAGCGCTGCCGTGAAGACAACGCGATCGTCGCGCTCGTGCTGCGCGGCAGCGGCGAAAAGGGACTGTGCGCGGGAGGTGACGTCCGCGCGCTCTATCACGCGGCGAATGCGGGCCTTGCCGAAGGCGAGGATGGCTGGCGCCAATTCTTTATCGACGAGTATCGGCTCGACTTCGCGCTGCACGCCTTTCCCAAACCGATCGTCGTGCTCGCCGACGGCATCGCGATGGGCGGCGGCATGGGTCTCGCCCAGGCCGCATCGCTGCGCATCGTCACCGAGCGCAGCAAGATCGCGATGCCCGAGACGCGCATCGGCTTCGTGCCCGACGTCGGCGCGACTCGCTTCCTGAGCGTGATGCCGGCTGAGCTTGCGCTCTACATCGGCCTCACGGGCGCGGTGCTATCGGGTGCCGACGCAGTGCGCTGCCGTCTCGCCGACGCCTGCGTGCCGAGCGAATGGCTGCGAGGCTTCGAAGCGCGCCTCGAAAGCCTGCCGCCGGACCAGGTAGGCGCGCGCCTGCGTGAAGCTTTCGTCCCGCAGTCGGCTCCGCTGCCGCCTGCGCAGATCGACGCGTTGCTGCCGGCCATCGAAAAGCATTTCGACGCGCGGCTGGCCGTAGACGAAATGGCCGCTTCGTTAGCGGCGGCGCTGATCTCGAACCCGCCGGCCGAGCTGCGCGCGTGGCTGCAAACGGCGCTCGATGCGCTGCACGGATATTCGCCGACGATGCTGCACGTCACGCGCGAGGCGATTGTGCGCGGACGACGGATCACGCTGGCCGATGCCTACCGGATGGAACTCGGGATCGTGTCTCGCGCGATCGAGGAAGGTGACTTTCTGGAGGGGGTACGCGCGCATTTGATCGACAAGGATCGCACGCCGTGCTGGCAGCCGGCCTCGCTGTCCGACGTTCGGCCCGAGCGTGTCGCGCATTTTCTGGCTTCGCCTTGGCCGAGCGCCCGGCATCCGCTCGCCGACCTCGGCGAGCTGCCGCCGCATCGTTCGTCGCAGTTGCCGTCGTAA
- a CDS encoding DUF4902 domain-containing protein: MKHPSTMLPGQSADGYVRLQEHALTELQLVHVDSALDDGLLEELRAEGIDASSAGYTEWQRMRGPGAAHVTLGWDWYTDRTSGALVVAWGDIRSNVMCVDPRGLDLGMARTTQALLRRVAGLNWPNAVAQAALAPWGRLAVHGPTLQ, translated from the coding sequence ATGAAACATCCTTCTACCATGCTGCCCGGCCAATCCGCCGACGGCTACGTCCGCCTGCAAGAACACGCACTTACCGAACTCCAACTCGTGCATGTCGACTCCGCGCTCGACGACGGCCTGCTCGAAGAGCTGCGCGCGGAAGGCATCGATGCAAGCAGCGCCGGCTACACGGAATGGCAACGCATGCGCGGTCCCGGCGCGGCCCACGTCACGCTTGGCTGGGATTGGTATACCGACCGCACGTCCGGAGCATTGGTCGTCGCCTGGGGCGACATTCGCAGCAACGTCATGTGCGTCGATCCGCGCGGCCTCGATCTCGGCATGGCCCGTACGACGCAAGCCCTGCTGCGACGCGTCGCCGGCCTGAACTGGCCGAACGCCGTTGCGCAAGCCGCTCTCGCCCCATGGGGCAGGCTGGCCGTACACGGTCCGACGCTTCAATAA